The Balaenoptera acutorostrata chromosome 10, mBalAcu1.1, whole genome shotgun sequence genome has a window encoding:
- the C10H6orf15 gene encoding uncharacterized protein C6orf15 homolog: protein MQSKMQGHVAGSWAPLGLLLVCLHLPGLFARSIGAVEEKFPRDLGINLPLLGQPSLTGPSNSEHPQPRPNDSAIDSLQRNASPSHGSQPAGGAAVQRWPPSGGLPSMDSRPSEDPWPTMAAVVKDHVGEVLPKELSYLSSAAALPPGSGSLPAETSAHPADTSPEASLLHEDPESRRPLRSNVLGAQGKILALRPPWSLISKIRWPVLPGHYFGSLNPSICWGGKGPGTGWRQNRLPYPMGIWGNSNQYTSTSWGSINPYPCTTWGIINRYPGTSWGNSHLHPGINRFPPRVLRAPGSYWSTAAAFPNPQNPGSQWS from the exons ATGCAGAGCAAGATGCAGGGCCATGTGGCAGGGAGCTGGGCTCCTCTGGGCCTGCTCCTGGTCTGTCTTCATCTTCCAG gCCTCTTTGCCCGGAGCATCGGTGCGGTGGAGGAGAAATTTCCCCGAGACTTGGGGATCAACCTGCCTCTGCTTGGGCAACCTTCCTTGACCGGCCCCTCCAACTCGGAACATCCTCAGCCTCGGCCTAATGATTCAGCAATTGATTCTCTGCAGCGCAATGCTTCTCCATCACATGGCTCTCAACCTGCAGGAGGTGCTGCGGTACAGAGGTGGCCCCCATCTGGGGGGCTGCCCTCCATGGATTCCCGGCCCTCGGAAGACCCTTGGCCGACGATGGCTGCTGTGGTCAAGGACCATGTGGGAGAAGTGCTGCCCAAAGAACTGTCCTACCTTTCTAGTGCGGCTGCCCTCCCTCCGGGCAGCGGGTCTTTGCCTGCAGAGACCTCTGCACACCCCGCAGACACCTCACCCGAGGCTTCACTCCTCCACGAGGACCCTGAATCTAGACGGCCACTCCGCTCTAATGTGCTGGGCGCCCAGGGAAAAATCCTTGCCCTACGCCCTCCCTGGTCTCTCATCAGCAAAATTCGATGGCCAGTTCTGCCTGGTCACTACTTCGGGTCCCTGAATCCCAGTATATGCTGGGGAGGTAAAGGTCCTGGCACTGGATGGAGACAAAACCGCTTGCCATACCCTATGGGAATCTGGGGTAACAGTAATCAATACACAAGTACTAGCTGGGGGAGTATTAATCCGTATCCATGTACCACATGGGGGATTATTAATCGGTATCCAGGTACTAGCTGGGGGAATAGTCATCTACACCCAGGTATTAATCGATTTCCTCCCAGAGTTCTCCGTGCTCCTGGCTCTTATTGGAGCACTGCAGCTGCCTTTCCCAATCCTCAAAACCCTGGGTCACAGTGGAGTTAG